A genomic stretch from Chryseobacterium sp. SNU WT5 includes:
- the gltX gene encoding glutamate--tRNA ligase, whose product MSKVRVRFAPSPTGPLHLGGVRTALYDYLFAKNQGGEFILRIEDTDTARYVEGAEEYIMEALEWCGIIPDESPKHGGPFAPYKQSERRDIYDKYLGEILKTDYAYLAFDTTEELDEVRKEFETNGDVFAYNYITRNRLKNSLTLSKEEVQKLIDEKVPYVVRFKMPVDRILNLEDIIRGKSSVNTNTLDDKVLVKNDGMPTYHFANIVDDHEMEISHVIRGEEWLPSLGLHYLLYEAMGWEKPQFAHLSLILKPEGKGKLSKRDGDKFGFPVFPLDYKDSETGNVSKGYREEGYLPDAFINMVALLGWSPANDREILTLDEMVQEFDLHKVHKAGARFNKEKAEWFNHEYLVSRSDEDVLKLLKDCKGLELKNCSDDKLLRIISLMKERATFVKDIITDGQFFFEAPAAYDEKAVKKSWNEATIELMNDFAVKLENSDFEVDSLKKDIHDFAESKSVGMGKVMMPLRLCLVGELKGPDVPDIMQILGKEETIARIKNAVNNIH is encoded by the coding sequence ATGAGCAAAGTAAGAGTGCGTTTTGCACCAAGTCCAACAGGACCTTTACATTTAGGAGGAGTAAGAACCGCTTTATACGATTATCTTTTTGCTAAAAACCAAGGGGGTGAATTTATATTAAGAATCGAAGATACCGATACCGCAAGATATGTGGAAGGTGCAGAAGAATATATTATGGAGGCACTGGAATGGTGTGGAATCATTCCTGACGAAAGTCCAAAACATGGTGGCCCTTTTGCGCCTTACAAACAGTCAGAAAGACGGGATATTTACGATAAATATTTAGGAGAAATCTTAAAGACGGATTACGCCTATCTTGCTTTCGACACGACTGAAGAATTGGATGAAGTTCGAAAAGAATTTGAAACAAATGGTGACGTTTTTGCGTATAATTATATTACAAGAAACCGACTAAAAAATTCCTTAACGCTTTCAAAAGAAGAAGTTCAAAAGTTAATTGACGAAAAAGTTCCTTATGTAGTGCGTTTTAAAATGCCGGTGGACAGAATTTTAAATCTTGAGGATATCATCCGTGGAAAATCTTCTGTGAATACCAATACTTTAGATGATAAGGTTTTGGTGAAGAATGATGGGATGCCAACTTACCATTTTGCTAATATTGTAGATGATCACGAAATGGAAATTTCGCATGTCATTCGAGGCGAGGAATGGTTGCCTTCTCTAGGTTTGCATTATTTATTATACGAAGCAATGGGTTGGGAAAAGCCCCAGTTCGCACACTTATCTTTAATTCTGAAACCCGAAGGAAAAGGAAAATTGAGCAAGAGAGACGGTGATAAATTTGGGTTCCCTGTATTTCCTTTAGATTATAAAGATTCAGAAACAGGTAACGTTTCCAAAGGGTATCGGGAGGAAGGATATTTGCCAGATGCGTTTATCAATATGGTTGCATTGCTAGGTTGGAGTCCTGCCAATGATAGAGAGATCTTAACTTTAGATGAGATGGTACAGGAATTTGATTTGCATAAAGTTCATAAAGCAGGTGCGAGATTTAATAAAGAAAAGGCAGAATGGTTCAATCACGAATATTTGGTATCTAGATCTGATGAAGATGTTTTAAAACTTTTGAAAGATTGCAAGGGTCTTGAGTTGAAAAACTGTAGTGATGATAAGCTTTTGCGAATTATATCGCTCATGAAAGAAAGGGCTACTTTCGTAAAAGATATTATTACTGACGGTCAATTTTTCTTTGAAGCACCAGCTGCATATGATGAAAAAGCAGTAAAGAAGTCTTGGAACGAGGCTACAATTGAATTAATGAATGACTTTGCAGTAAAATTGGAAAATTCAGATTTTGAGGTCGATAGCTTAAAAAAGGATATTCATGATTTTGCAGAAAGTAAAAGTGTAGGAATGGGAAAAGTGATGATGCCACTGCGTTTATGCTTAGTTGGAGAATTAAAGGGACCCGACGTTCCAGATATTATGCAAATACTTGGTAAAGAAGAAACTATCGCCAGAATAAAAAATGCAGTGAATAATATTCATTAG
- a CDS encoding glycosyl transferase family 90, with product MTKVYKKNKIKFYIQGFSQGLFPSKNYDVIINSLYKKLSKEELKNVEERVDYYNKLDHDFDASQITTTIKDLSKPKTPKAYYFDTAEYTKYFPKNQKIDFSFGDVNTILDSPKITKSRPIHGDNKNNVILNLDKVRHFVSVSDDKTFETKKNLMIGRAGVYQQHRIDFYKKYFNHPMCNIGQINKSGGNQDWIKPKTSIDKHLNYKFILSLEGNDVATNLKWIMSSNSLAVSPPLKMETWYMEGKLKSDEHFIGINENYDNLEDQLQYYIDHEKEAKEIILNAKRYRSQFDNKNIENLISLLILKKYFAYIR from the coding sequence ATGACTAAGGTTTACAAGAAAAACAAAATTAAATTCTACATTCAGGGATTTAGCCAAGGACTATTTCCATCGAAAAATTACGACGTCATAATTAATTCACTTTATAAAAAACTATCGAAAGAAGAGTTGAAAAATGTTGAGGAGAGAGTTGATTATTATAATAAGCTTGATCATGATTTTGATGCATCGCAAATTACTACTACCATCAAAGATCTATCAAAACCGAAAACTCCAAAGGCTTACTATTTCGACACGGCAGAATACACGAAATATTTTCCGAAAAACCAAAAAATCGATTTTTCTTTTGGTGATGTAAATACCATTTTGGATTCGCCAAAAATCACTAAGAGTCGACCAATACATGGTGATAATAAGAATAATGTCATCCTTAATTTGGACAAAGTAAGACATTTCGTTTCAGTATCTGACGATAAGACTTTTGAAACAAAGAAAAATTTGATGATAGGTAGGGCTGGAGTTTATCAACAGCATAGAATCGATTTTTATAAAAAATATTTCAACCATCCAATGTGTAATATAGGACAAATTAATAAAAGCGGCGGAAATCAGGACTGGATTAAACCAAAAACTTCAATCGACAAACATTTGAATTATAAATTTATCTTAAGTCTTGAAGGAAATGATGTAGCAACTAATTTAAAGTGGATCATGTCTTCAAACTCCCTTGCGGTATCCCCACCTTTAAAAATGGAAACCTGGTATATGGAAGGAAAACTAAAATCAGATGAACATTTCATTGGCATCAATGAAAATTATGACAATCTGGAAGACCAACTTCAATATTATATAGATCATGAAAAAGAGGCAAAAGAGATTATTCTGAACGCAAAAAGATATAGATCACAATTTGATAATAAAAATATTGAAAATTTGATTTCATTACTGATCTTAAAAAAATATTTTGCTTACATTCGTTGA
- a CDS encoding phosphomannose isomerase type II C-terminal cupin domain encodes MLEVGERPWGKYYVLEDEMHYKLKRIEVDPGHRLSYQFHHHRQEFWTVVQGAAVVVLNGIEHHVKYSESIHIPLGAKHRIENRSSELLVFIEVQTGTYFGEDDIVRLQDDYAR; translated from the coding sequence ATGTTAGAAGTTGGTGAAAGACCTTGGGGGAAATACTATGTGTTGGAAGATGAAATGCATTATAAATTAAAGAGAATCGAAGTTGATCCAGGGCATCGTTTATCTTACCAATTCCATCATCATCGTCAGGAATTTTGGACAGTCGTACAAGGTGCTGCAGTTGTCGTGCTTAACGGTATAGAACATCATGTAAAATACAGCGAAAGTATTCATATTCCATTGGGTGCCAAACACCGAATTGAAAACAGATCTTCGGAATTACTTGTTTTTATAGAGGTCCAGACCGGAACTTATTTCGGAGAAGATGATATCGTGAGATTGCAGGATGATTATGCACGGTAG
- a CDS encoding glycosyltransferase family 2 protein, giving the protein MNVEEPLITIIIPCYNAENYIHFSLKSVLKQTYKNWECFLINDGSKDNTAQILQEYSLKDTRFKFLSHENKGISETRNLGMDNAKGDYLFFLDADDLIPENALQIFINEIEEDIDVITGITVTVNGENLEEISQLQHPKEGCVLFKNNNLEVLIFAIEAGLAPVAQNRLYNNEFLKRNNLRFKSGILHEDESWFFEVMFRAEQVKFINHKTYYYRTDNSESITKNLGDRNLQSYLIILENIFENYYRNTTSYRKAVVERYLQYLKKVIIDFAIREKKKLSVECLLELTKVLKIVHTKSDPFSILSKKNETYYKALNKLSLFPFNMIESYFFKNPVNSIRKRYKLLQIKYFLK; this is encoded by the coding sequence ATGAATGTTGAAGAACCATTAATTACGATAATTATTCCGTGTTATAATGCGGAAAATTATATTCATTTCTCGCTTAAATCTGTTCTAAAACAAACATATAAGAATTGGGAATGCTTCTTAATTAATGATGGAAGTAAAGATAATACGGCGCAAATACTGCAGGAATACTCTTTAAAAGATACTCGATTTAAATTTTTGTCTCATGAAAATAAAGGTATTTCTGAAACGCGCAATTTAGGAATGGATAATGCAAAAGGAGATTATTTGTTTTTTTTAGATGCCGATGACTTGATACCTGAAAATGCTTTACAGATATTTATTAATGAAATTGAAGAGGATATTGATGTTATTACCGGAATTACCGTCACAGTAAATGGAGAAAACTTAGAAGAGATTTCTCAACTTCAACATCCAAAGGAAGGTTGCGTTTTGTTTAAAAATAATAATCTGGAAGTTCTGATTTTCGCCATAGAAGCAGGACTCGCGCCAGTGGCACAAAACCGGCTGTACAATAATGAATTTTTGAAAAGAAATAATTTACGATTCAAAAGCGGTATTCTACATGAAGACGAATCATGGTTCTTTGAAGTAATGTTTCGAGCAGAACAGGTAAAATTCATCAACCATAAAACCTATTATTATAGAACTGATAACTCCGAATCTATTACCAAAAACCTTGGGGACAGAAATCTGCAATCTTACCTAATAATTTTGGAAAATATTTTTGAAAATTATTATCGTAACACAACATCTTACAGAAAAGCGGTTGTCGAACGATATTTGCAGTATCTAAAAAAGGTAATTATTGATTTTGCAATTCGGGAGAAAAAGAAACTAAGTGTTGAATGCTTATTGGAATTGACGAAGGTATTAAAAATAGTTCATACGAAAAGTGACCCGTTTTCAATTCTGTCGAAAAAAAATGAAACGTACTATAAAGCACTAAACAAATTATCTTTATTCCCCTTTAATATGATTGAATCTTATTTTTTTAAAAATCCTGTAAACAGCATTAGAAAGCGATACAAATTACTTCAAATAAAATATTTTTTAAAATAG
- a CDS encoding glycosyltransferase family 2 protein codes for MGKTALISIIIPCYNSASTISKCLTSVISQSYQNLEIIVVDDGSTDNTLEILKNFEETDSRIIIINQKNSGVSKARNVGVEIASGEYICFVDSDDWVEKEYCSLLYEIIVENNADISIAGAFLENGDIKYNNKAQVFDDSLEIYDKQTALKYLLEDKVIQSQPWAKLYKSHLLKNTSFPENLEAFEDYFIMFRIFNSSEKIVKISKQIYHYVQFADSLSHNLTPKRAYHFFLALIEASKFLETVNMDSDFRNAVIRNIIKKSFMVLKRIIRNTGSNEMVSEKEDIRKSMVVFLQYSPFKIGLENYLYLRFFINFYEKYIRFIKL; via the coding sequence ATGGGTAAAACGGCTCTTATAAGTATAATAATTCCGTGCTATAACAGTGCATCTACGATTTCGAAATGTCTGACATCCGTCATTTCCCAAAGTTATCAAAATTTAGAAATAATAGTTGTTGATGATGGTTCTACCGATAATACTTTAGAAATTTTAAAAAATTTTGAGGAAACAGATTCGAGGATAATTATTATTAATCAAAAAAATTCGGGAGTATCGAAAGCTAGAAATGTAGGAGTTGAAATTGCATCCGGAGAATATATTTGTTTTGTAGATTCTGATGACTGGGTTGAGAAAGAATATTGTTCTTTATTGTATGAAATTATTGTAGAAAATAATGCCGACATTAGTATTGCCGGCGCTTTTTTAGAAAATGGAGATATAAAGTATAATAATAAAGCACAGGTCTTTGATGATTCACTTGAAATTTATGATAAACAAACAGCACTCAAATACTTGTTGGAAGATAAAGTAATACAAAGTCAACCTTGGGCTAAACTTTATAAATCTCACCTGTTGAAAAATACATCTTTTCCAGAAAATCTGGAAGCCTTTGAAGATTATTTTATCATGTTTCGGATTTTTAACAGTTCAGAAAAAATTGTAAAAATTAGTAAACAAATTTATCATTATGTGCAGTTTGCTGATAGTTTGTCCCACAATCTAACGCCAAAAAGAGCATATCATTTCTTTCTGGCATTAATAGAGGCGTCAAAATTTTTGGAAACGGTGAATATGGATTCAGATTTTAGAAATGCTGTGATTCGTAATATCATCAAAAAATCTTTTATGGTTTTAAAAAGAATAATTCGAAACACTGGATCAAATGAAATGGTTTCTGAAAAAGAAGATATTAGAAAGAGCATGGTTGTATTTTTACAATATTCGCCCTTTAAGATCGGTCTAGAAAACTATCTTTATCTTCGGTTTTTTATTAATTTTTACGAGAAATATATTCGATTTATAAAATTATGA
- a CDS encoding glycosyltransferase family 2 protein has product MTVSVIVSTYNWPEALELCLQSLMEQSVKPEEIIIADDGSTGSTKEIIDHNRKIYYNTILHVWHPDDGFKLAEIRNKAIKVSSGDYIIQIDGDVILHQDFIKDHKTFAKRNSFIKGRRLMIGKIKSNKLLQKKSISISFLSSDIKMREHGIRIPFYNQIFESKEENSADGILGSNMAFWRNDFVKVNGYNNLLKGWGAEDKEIAQRFVNLGLVKRKLKFGAIQYHIFHKESDKTNHDDQVEKIENLKASKETVCENGLLQIQKDYIIYG; this is encoded by the coding sequence ATGACTGTTTCGGTAATTGTTTCAACGTATAACTGGCCGGAAGCTTTAGAATTATGTCTCCAAAGTTTGATGGAGCAATCTGTAAAGCCAGAGGAAATTATAATTGCGGATGACGGTTCTACAGGATCTACGAAGGAAATAATTGATCATAACAGAAAAATTTATTATAATACAATACTACATGTCTGGCACCCGGATGATGGGTTTAAATTGGCAGAAATTAGAAATAAAGCAATCAAAGTTTCTAGTGGAGATTATATCATACAGATTGATGGTGACGTTATTTTACATCAAGACTTTATAAAGGATCACAAGACTTTTGCAAAACGGAATTCTTTCATAAAAGGTAGAAGGCTTATGATTGGGAAAATTAAAAGTAATAAGCTTTTGCAAAAAAAATCAATTTCCATTTCTTTTCTAAGCTCGGACATTAAAATGAGGGAACATGGTATTCGAATTCCATTTTATAATCAAATTTTTGAAAGTAAAGAAGAGAATTCAGCAGACGGCATTTTGGGTAGCAATATGGCTTTTTGGCGTAATGATTTTGTAAAAGTAAATGGATATAATAATCTTCTGAAAGGATGGGGAGCTGAAGATAAAGAAATCGCTCAACGTTTTGTCAATCTGGGATTAGTAAAAAGGAAACTAAAATTTGGAGCGATACAGTATCATATTTTCCATAAAGAAAGTGATAAAACCAATCATGACGATCAGGTTGAAAAGATTGAAAACTTGAAAGCTTCTAAAGAAACAGTTTGTGAAAATGGCCTTCTCCAAATTCAAAAAGATTATATAATCTATGGGTAA
- a CDS encoding glycosyltransferase family 2 protein produces MGISVVINTYNAELHFEKVLQCVQDFDEILICDMGSDDRTIEIAHRYNCTILPHEKLNFVEPARNFAIQSAKNEWVLLLDADEIVSEDLKTFLYEYKDNVDGNVCLAIPRRNYFLGKFMRSAYPDYVYRFFRKDFISWPEFIHSKPEINGKTLKVNPKNLQFAIEHLANDSVSTILQKNNNYSTAEITKRLGNKVTISKLIFSPFFWFFKYYFIKKGFLDGKEGLIFAILKSQYKFATLAKLVEYKRK; encoded by the coding sequence ATGGGAATATCTGTGGTTATAAATACCTACAACGCTGAATTGCATTTTGAAAAGGTATTGCAATGCGTGCAGGATTTCGATGAGATTTTAATTTGCGATATGGGAAGTGATGATCGTACGATTGAAATTGCCCATAGATATAACTGTACTATTTTACCACATGAGAAATTAAATTTTGTAGAACCTGCAAGAAATTTTGCAATTCAAAGTGCAAAAAACGAGTGGGTTCTTTTATTAGATGCTGATGAAATCGTTTCCGAGGATTTAAAGACTTTTTTATATGAATATAAAGATAATGTCGATGGGAATGTTTGTCTAGCAATTCCTCGAAGAAATTATTTTTTGGGGAAATTTATGAGATCTGCCTATCCTGATTACGTGTATCGTTTTTTTAGGAAAGATTTTATTTCTTGGCCGGAATTTATTCATTCAAAACCAGAAATAAATGGGAAAACCCTAAAGGTCAATCCCAAAAATTTACAGTTTGCAATAGAACATTTGGCTAATGACTCGGTCTCGACAATCTTGCAGAAAAATAATAATTACTCGACAGCTGAGATCACCAAAAGACTAGGAAATAAAGTAACAATAAGTAAACTTATATTTTCTCCTTTTTTTTGGTTTTTTAAATATTACTTTATAAAGAAAGGATTTTTAGACGGAAAAGAAGGATTAATCTTTGCAATTTTGAAATCTCAGTATAAATTTGCTACGTTGGCAAAATTGGTAGAGTATAAAAGAAAATAA
- the rocD gene encoding ornithine--oxo-acid transaminase: MSATAKNSQYYIDLENDHGAHNYHPLPVVLEKGEGVFVWDVEGKRYYDFLSAYSAVNQGHSHPKILEALIDQAKKLALTSRAFYNSNLGEYEKMITSLFKFDKVLPMNSGAEAVETAVKLARKWSYEVKGIAENAAKIIVCENNFHGRTTTIVSFSNDPDASNNYGPFTPGFIKIPYNDLQALEETLKNDAPNIAAFLVEPIQGEAGVYVPDEGYLKAASDLCKKYNVLFIADEVQTGIARTGRLIACHHEDVQPDILVLGKAISGGMYPVSAVLANNNIMNVIHPGQHGSTFGGNPIACAVAMAALKVVEEEKLSERAEELGNLFRSEIEKVIVKSDLITKVRGKGLLNAILINDTPESSTAWEICLKLKENGLLAKPTHGNIIRLAPPLVITKEQLLDCVAIIEKTVLEYKK, translated from the coding sequence ATGTCAGCAACAGCGAAAAATTCTCAGTATTATATTGATTTAGAAAACGATCACGGCGCTCATAATTATCACCCACTTCCTGTGGTTTTAGAGAAGGGCGAAGGAGTATTTGTTTGGGATGTAGAAGGAAAAAGATATTATGATTTTCTTTCAGCCTATTCTGCAGTGAACCAAGGTCATTCTCATCCGAAAATTTTAGAAGCGCTTATCGATCAAGCTAAGAAATTGGCTTTAACATCCAGAGCATTCTATAATTCAAATTTGGGAGAATATGAAAAAATGATTACTTCACTCTTTAAATTTGACAAAGTTCTACCGATGAATTCTGGAGCGGAAGCGGTAGAGACGGCGGTGAAGTTAGCAAGAAAATGGAGTTATGAAGTAAAAGGTATTGCTGAAAACGCTGCCAAGATCATCGTTTGTGAAAATAATTTCCACGGAAGAACGACTACAATTGTATCTTTCTCAAATGATCCTGATGCCAGTAATAATTATGGACCTTTTACTCCAGGATTTATTAAAATACCATATAACGATCTTCAAGCTTTAGAAGAAACTTTAAAAAACGATGCTCCCAATATTGCAGCATTCTTAGTGGAACCTATTCAGGGTGAAGCTGGAGTTTATGTTCCTGATGAAGGTTATTTAAAAGCTGCTTCAGATTTATGTAAAAAATACAATGTTCTTTTCATTGCAGATGAAGTACAAACAGGGATCGCAAGAACAGGAAGACTAATCGCTTGTCATCATGAAGATGTTCAACCGGATATACTGGTTTTAGGGAAAGCAATTTCTGGTGGAATGTATCCTGTGTCTGCAGTTTTAGCAAACAATAATATTATGAATGTTATCCATCCTGGACAACACGGTTCTACCTTTGGAGGTAACCCTATTGCATGTGCTGTCGCAATGGCGGCTCTGAAAGTTGTTGAAGAGGAGAAATTGTCAGAACGTGCTGAAGAATTAGGAAATTTATTCCGTTCTGAGATAGAGAAAGTGATTGTAAAATCAGATTTAATTACCAAAGTTAGAGGAAAGGGATTGTTGAATGCTATTTTGATTAATGATACGCCAGAAAGTTCTACAGCCTGGGAAATTTGCCTGAAACTAAAAGAAAATGGTTTACTTGCTAAGCCAACTCATGGAAATATTATCAGATTGGCACCCCCATTAGTTATAACAAAAGAGCAACTTCTGGATTGTGTTGCGATTATTGAGAAAACGGTTCTGGAATATAAGAAGTAG
- the accC gene encoding acetyl-CoA carboxylase biotin carboxylase subunit, whose amino-acid sequence MFKKILIANRGEIAMRILRTCKEMGIKTVAVYSTADKDSLHVRFADEAVCIGPAMSKDSYLKIPNIISAAEITNADAIHPGYGFLSENANFSRICQKNGIKFIGATPEQIDRMGDKANAKKTMKEAGVPCVPGSDGLIDSFEHAIEIAKEVGYPVMIKATAGGGGKGMRAVWKQEDMKEHWESAVQEAVAAFGNGGMYMEKLIEEPRHIEIQIAGDQYGKACHLSERDCSVQRRNQKLTEETPSPFMTDELRQKMGDAAVKAAEYIGYEGVGTIEFLVDKHRNFYFMEMNTRIQVEHPITEQVVDYDLVREQILLASGTAISGQNYLPKLHSIECRINAEDPFNDFRPSPGKITELNIPGGHGIRVDTHVYSGYTIPSNYDSMIAKLITTAQTRDEAIAKMKRALEEFYIEGVKTTIPFHRQLMEDEDYLAGNYTTKFMEDFKMDKKFDN is encoded by the coding sequence ATGTTCAAAAAAATACTAATCGCCAATCGCGGCGAGATTGCAATGCGGATTCTTCGTACTTGCAAAGAAATGGGAATCAAAACCGTTGCTGTATATTCTACCGCCGACAAAGATAGTCTTCATGTAAGATTTGCAGATGAAGCTGTTTGTATTGGTCCCGCCATGAGCAAGGATTCTTATCTTAAAATTCCAAATATTATTTCAGCGGCGGAAATTACTAATGCTGACGCTATTCACCCTGGTTATGGATTTTTATCTGAAAATGCTAACTTCTCTAGAATTTGCCAGAAAAACGGGATCAAGTTTATTGGTGCTACTCCTGAACAAATTGATAGAATGGGTGATAAGGCCAATGCAAAAAAAACCATGAAAGAAGCTGGAGTACCGTGTGTACCGGGCTCTGATGGATTGATTGATTCTTTCGAACACGCCATAGAAATTGCTAAAGAAGTCGGTTATCCGGTGATGATTAAAGCAACCGCAGGTGGAGGTGGAAAGGGAATGCGTGCCGTGTGGAAACAAGAAGATATGAAGGAGCATTGGGAATCTGCAGTTCAGGAAGCAGTCGCTGCTTTCGGAAATGGTGGGATGTATATGGAAAAACTGATCGAGGAGCCACGTCATATTGAGATTCAAATTGCTGGTGATCAGTATGGAAAAGCATGTCACTTATCAGAAAGAGATTGTTCTGTACAAAGAAGAAATCAGAAGTTGACTGAAGAAACACCATCGCCATTTATGACCGATGAGCTTCGTCAGAAAATGGGTGATGCAGCTGTGAAAGCTGCGGAATATATTGGTTACGAAGGAGTTGGGACGATTGAGTTTTTGGTAGATAAACATAGAAATTTCTATTTTATGGAAATGAATACCAGAATTCAGGTAGAGCACCCGATTACAGAGCAGGTTGTAGATTATGACTTGGTTCGTGAGCAAATTCTTCTCGCATCAGGAACTGCGATTTCTGGACAGAATTACTTGCCAAAACTCCATTCAATTGAATGTAGGATCAATGCAGAAGATCCTTTTAATGATTTTAGACCTTCCCCAGGAAAAATCACGGAATTGAATATTCCAGGAGGACACGGTATTCGTGTAGATACGCATGTTTACTCAGGGTATACCATTCCTTCCAATTATGATTCAATGATTGCAAAATTGATCACCACGGCTCAGACTCGTGATGAGGCTATCGCAAAAATGAAACGGGCACTGGAAGAATTTTATATTGAAGGTGTAAAAACGACCATTCCTTTCCATAGGCAATTAATGGAAGATGAAGATTATTTAGCTGGAAATTACACCACTAAATTCATGGAAGATTTTAAAATGGATAAAAAATTTGATAACTAG
- the accB gene encoding acetyl-CoA carboxylase biotin carboxyl carrier protein, which translates to MDIKDIQNLIKFVSKAEVSEVKYKTKDFEITIKTPLGGSETNYMASPAVYHTAPQQAPAAAPATNAPATPSAEEKAADDSKFITIKSPMIGTFYRKPSPDKDLFVNVGDEIKEGKVVCVIEAMKLFNQIESEVSGKIVKVLVDDATPVEYDQPLFLVDPS; encoded by the coding sequence ATGGACATTAAAGACATCCAAAATCTTATTAAATTCGTGTCTAAAGCTGAGGTTTCAGAAGTAAAATACAAAACCAAAGATTTCGAAATTACCATCAAAACTCCGCTTGGAGGAAGTGAAACTAACTATATGGCTTCACCAGCGGTTTATCATACAGCTCCACAACAAGCTCCTGCTGCAGCGCCAGCAACCAATGCCCCTGCAACTCCTTCCGCAGAAGAAAAAGCTGCAGATGACAGTAAGTTTATTACCATTAAGTCTCCAATGATTGGAACGTTCTACAGAAAACCATCTCCAGATAAAGATTTATTTGTAAATGTGGGTGATGAAATTAAAGAAGGAAAAGTGGTTTGCGTAATTGAAGCAATGAAACTATTCAATCAGATTGAGTCTGAAGTTTCAGGAAAAATTGTAAAAGTTTTAGTAGATGACGCTACACCGGTTGAATATGACCAACCTTTATTCTTAGTTGATCCGTCTTAA
- the rpmF gene encoding 50S ribosomal protein L32 → MAHPKRRQSSTRRDKRRTHYKAVVPQLAKDATSGEMHLYHRAHWHEGKLYYRGKVVIDKEVATADEN, encoded by the coding sequence ATGGCACATCCAAAGAGAAGACAATCGTCAACAAGAAGAGATAAGAGAAGAACACATTACAAAGCTGTAGTTCCTCAATTAGCAAAAGATGCAACTTCAGGTGAAATGCACCTGTACCATAGAGCACACTGGCATGAAGGAAAATTATACTACAGAGGTAAAGTAGTAATTGATAAAGAAGTAGCAACTGCGGACGAAAACTAG
- a CDS encoding YceD family protein → MDKFRNYDIVFSGLKNGKHEFRFEIDKVFFQLFDTEQEFTEPKIVATILMDKHTTFLELWIKTVGTVNLVCDLTNENFDHPIEHEIEVLVNFGEEFDDSNGDVITIPRTDHAFNATQLIYEDVMLSIPMKKVSPNISDNDLEILEQFSPKEDIEEEPESDPRWEALKKLKDKN, encoded by the coding sequence ATGGACAAGTTTAGAAACTACGATATTGTGTTTTCAGGGCTAAAAAACGGGAAACACGAGTTCAGATTTGAGATAGATAAGGTGTTCTTTCAACTTTTCGATACTGAACAGGAATTTACAGAACCTAAAATTGTGGCTACGATCCTCATGGATAAGCATACCACCTTTTTAGAACTGTGGATTAAGACTGTGGGAACAGTTAATTTAGTTTGTGATCTCACAAATGAAAATTTTGATCATCCCATAGAGCATGAAATTGAAGTGTTGGTAAATTTCGGAGAAGAATTTGATGATAGCAATGGTGATGTAATTACCATACCTAGAACAGATCACGCGTTCAACGCAACGCAGTTGATTTATGAAGATGTTATGTTATCAATTCCGATGAAGAAAGTTTCACCAAATATTTCAGATAATGATTTAGAAATATTAGAGCAGTTTAGTCCAAAAGAAGATATAGAAGAAGAACCGGAAAGTGACCCAAGATGGGAAGCTTTGAAGAAGTTAAAAGATAAAAATTAA